One Sphingobacteruim zhuxiongii DNA window includes the following coding sequences:
- a CDS encoding GumC family protein → MNKYDNTYSKAKELEQQDVNIKQIVEQYVYYWKWFVLSIFICLIGALVYLRYAQKVYSVSAKILLQDEKQASGDLAGLSELANLTGVGSPSAAFVTDQIEVLKSRRLMRKVVNYNRLNVSYHIKGNIKSSELLEHQSPIKLVMLESNAAKLDSMTYTFTVVREGDNYKIKDELHGIRAFKLGNQVKSPIGQFTLVPQGQSKLEGDLQITFQPINQSAERLRSLIEIGPNKEKPSFLVNFSMRHTSKDKAVLIVNSLIDQYNKDMIDDKAMVTKATSSFINSRLELISKDLSSADSRVAEFKDQNNLVDMAAEAQMYMQSATVNDQKLVDFETQLRLAEMLGSEAGENKKSLMPTNLGLNDPSIEANIKGYNDLIIERSELLKSATTDHPVVRNLDQNIEDLNRNIQLSLNNYKQVLRGNVNSLRGQKNKFESKLNQLPNQERGFKDISRQQQIVETLYLFLLQKREETEIKAAATPANLKIVDSAYADIVPVSPRKVTVLFGAIIAGLLLPFGILYLMFLLDNKIHSRRDIEEKFNAPILGEVPSSDDPIVKDNDRSSLAEAFRILRTNIAFMLGAKKDSSVIFVTSTTSGEGKSFVSTNLSRILAMSGKKVLLIGADIRSPKVLDYLGLSHLQHTNIGITQYLINPEMPVENIIIKKPAPYDFDIIYSGYIAPNPAELLMNGHFNEVIDFGRANYDFVIVDTAPVSLVTDTLLIAENADLTIYVARANYLDKRLLNVPKELYEDGKLKNMAVVINDVDFARGYGYGYGYGYGYGYVDSGSVSLRSKLKKQFRSLFGKKKK, encoded by the coding sequence ATGAATAAGTACGATAATACGTATTCGAAAGCAAAGGAGCTAGAGCAGCAGGACGTGAATATTAAGCAGATAGTAGAGCAATATGTTTATTATTGGAAATGGTTCGTACTCTCAATATTTATTTGCCTTATTGGTGCCTTGGTCTATTTAAGGTATGCGCAAAAAGTTTATAGCGTCAGTGCTAAAATACTTTTACAAGATGAGAAACAGGCGTCAGGTGATTTAGCAGGCTTATCTGAACTTGCAAACCTTACAGGGGTTGGTAGTCCTTCTGCGGCGTTTGTGACTGATCAAATTGAAGTCTTAAAGTCGCGACGTCTTATGCGAAAGGTTGTGAACTACAACAGGCTCAATGTTTCATACCATATTAAAGGGAATATTAAATCCTCTGAGTTGCTTGAACACCAGTCTCCGATCAAGTTGGTAATGCTTGAGTCGAATGCTGCAAAATTAGACTCAATGACCTATACTTTTACAGTTGTTAGAGAAGGGGATAATTATAAAATTAAGGATGAATTACATGGAATTAGAGCTTTTAAACTTGGCAACCAGGTGAAATCCCCAATTGGTCAGTTTACACTAGTCCCACAAGGTCAGTCAAAATTGGAAGGTGATTTGCAAATCACTTTTCAACCGATTAATCAGAGTGCTGAAAGGCTTAGATCACTTATAGAAATCGGCCCAAATAAAGAGAAGCCTTCGTTCCTTGTTAATTTTTCTATGCGTCACACGTCGAAAGATAAAGCAGTCCTGATTGTGAACTCCTTAATAGATCAATATAATAAAGATATGATCGACGACAAAGCTATGGTAACAAAAGCGACCTCTTCGTTTATCAATTCGCGTCTCGAGCTTATTTCAAAAGATTTATCATCGGCGGATTCACGTGTTGCCGAATTCAAGGACCAAAATAATCTCGTTGACATGGCGGCTGAGGCCCAAATGTACATGCAGAGTGCAACCGTAAATGATCAGAAATTGGTTGATTTTGAAACACAGTTGAGACTAGCAGAGATGTTAGGTAGTGAAGCAGGCGAGAATAAAAAAAGTTTGATGCCGACTAATTTGGGACTAAATGATCCATCGATCGAGGCAAATATTAAGGGATACAATGATTTGATTATTGAACGCTCAGAACTTTTGAAATCTGCGACAACCGATCATCCAGTTGTACGAAATTTGGATCAAAATATTGAGGATTTAAATCGCAATATTCAGCTTTCACTGAATAATTACAAACAAGTTTTAAGAGGGAATGTCAATTCTTTGCGTGGGCAAAAGAATAAATTTGAGTCTAAGTTAAACCAGTTACCAAACCAGGAACGAGGTTTCAAAGATATTTCTAGACAACAACAAATTGTTGAAACGCTATATCTTTTTCTTTTGCAGAAAAGGGAAGAGACCGAAATTAAGGCTGCAGCCACGCCTGCAAATTTGAAGATTGTTGATAGCGCATACGCTGACATAGTTCCTGTTTCACCGAGAAAGGTTACAGTTCTATTCGGAGCGATTATTGCTGGATTGCTGCTGCCTTTTGGGATTTTATATTTAATGTTCCTTCTTGATAACAAAATTCATTCTCGCAGAGACATCGAGGAGAAGTTCAATGCCCCAATTTTAGGAGAAGTTCCTTCATCTGATGATCCTATTGTTAAAGATAATGATCGTTCGTCGCTCGCTGAAGCATTTCGCATATTAAGAACAAATATTGCTTTTATGCTAGGGGCGAAGAAGGACTCATCTGTTATTTTTGTTACTTCGACGACTTCTGGAGAGGGTAAATCTTTTGTGTCGACGAATCTTTCGAGAATTCTCGCAATGTCGGGGAAAAAAGTACTTTTGATAGGGGCCGATATACGTTCTCCAAAGGTATTAGACTATTTAGGCCTATCACATTTACAACATACGAATATCGGAATTACACAATATTTAATTAACCCTGAAATGCCAGTGGAAAATATAATTATCAAAAAACCAGCGCCGTATGATTTTGATATTATCTATTCTGGGTATATTGCTCCGAATCCTGCTGAGTTGTTGATGAATGGTCATTTCAATGAAGTAATTGATTTTGGTCGTGCAAATTATGACTTTGTCATAGTAGATACAGCTCCTGTGAGCCTTGTGACAGATACATTGCTGATTGCGGAAAATGCAGATTTGACTATATATGTTGCACGTGCTAACTACCTTGATAAACGTTTATTAAACGTTCCAAAAGAGTTGTATGAAGACGGTAAGTTGAAAAATATGGCTGTCGTTATTAATGATGTAGATTTCGCGCGTGGCTATGGTTACGGCTATGGCTATGGCTATGGTTATGGTTATGTAGACTCCGGTTCTGTATCATTAAGATCGAAATTGAAAAAGCAATTCCGTTCACTCTTTGGCAAGAAGAAAAAATAA
- a CDS encoding polysaccharide biosynthesis/export family protein, which yields MNSSYELNAPKLQPGDILAISVTADDIRATQPFNQISPYQGASGTIQPTNPFIPTYTIDINGEIDFPKLGVVKLAGMTRTEAINFLRKEISRFIVSPGISITVRNFKVSVLGEVTRPGVFTIENDRITILEALGLAGDLTIYGKRNNILVIRELEGLKKEYRIDLTKRESLNSPVYYLSQNDVIYIEPNGARVQTSKYTQNTSVFVSVVGLIITVISVITRN from the coding sequence TTGAATTCCTCTTATGAATTGAATGCGCCGAAACTTCAACCTGGTGATATATTGGCTATTTCTGTAACAGCTGATGATATTCGTGCGACTCAACCCTTCAATCAAATTTCCCCATATCAGGGAGCAAGTGGCACGATTCAACCAACCAATCCTTTTATCCCTACTTACACAATTGACATCAATGGTGAAATCGACTTTCCGAAACTCGGTGTTGTTAAGTTGGCTGGAATGACTAGGACAGAAGCTATAAATTTTTTAAGGAAAGAGATTAGCCGATTTATCGTTTCACCAGGGATAAGTATTACAGTTCGGAATTTTAAAGTCTCAGTTTTGGGCGAGGTTACTCGTCCCGGTGTTTTTACAATCGAAAATGATCGTATCACTATACTAGAAGCTTTGGGATTAGCAGGAGATCTTACAATCTATGGAAAACGTAACAATATTTTAGTTATACGAGAGCTGGAGGGGCTGAAAAAAGAGTATAGAATAGATTTGACAAAAAGAGAAAGCTTGAACTCTCCTGTATATTATCTTTCGCAAAATGACGTGATCTATATAGAGCCAAACGGAGCGCGAGTACAGACGTCAAAGTATACACAGAACACTTCTGTGTTTGTTTCAGTCGTTGGACTCATAATCACAGTAATTTCAGTAATAACTCGTAACTAA
- a CDS encoding WxcM-like domain-containing protein, with product MSKDNLKKKPINSLVGGLAKDARGQIRYVNEFDMSLVKRFYILKNADLSIIRGWRGHKKQQRWFYTLSGSFNIYLVEVDNWITSSRDLSVLKVVSNASDMSLLNVPAGYATAFQALEPDSEILVFADSTIEVGENDDYTWPLNYFNNHKYF from the coding sequence ATGTCAAAAGATAATTTGAAAAAAAAGCCGATTAATAGTCTTGTTGGTGGTCTCGCAAAAGATGCTAGAGGACAGATTAGATATGTAAATGAATTTGATATGTCCCTTGTGAAGCGCTTTTATATATTGAAAAATGCCGATCTTTCCATTATAAGGGGCTGGCGAGGGCATAAAAAGCAACAGAGATGGTTTTATACTCTGTCGGGATCTTTTAATATTTACTTAGTTGAAGTTGATAATTGGATAACATCATCGAGGGATTTGTCGGTCTTAAAGGTAGTGTCTAATGCTTCCGACATGTCTCTATTGAATGTCCCAGCGGGATATGCTACTGCGTTTCAGGCACTGGAGCCCGATTCTGAAATCCTTGTTTTTGCTGATTCCACCATCGAGGTTGGTGAAAATGACGACTATACTTGGCCGTTAAATTATTTTAATAATCACAAGTATTTTTAG
- a CDS encoding MraY family glycosyltransferase, translating to MIIYLSVFVLLFALELTYFRIAKKFNIVDRPNSRSSHEEVTLRGGGIIFYFAILLYFVIANFSFPYFVLGLTALAAVSFLDDLYSLSNKIRLSIQFVAVLFLAIELGIISMEWYFLLILFVFVVGVINACNFMDGINGITAAFSLSVVGLLIIVNLNEAFIDQRFLYFVLLSIIVFAFFNFRIRARCFAGDVGSVAIAYIMLFMIGCLVIKTNQLIYLLFLTVYGIDTIWTILQRLINKENIFDAHRSHLYQYLANEAGYNKLLISFSYGVIQFIIGLFVIFIANCDTNIQILFTVILLAIMSTFYLKFKKFIVLRYVKR from the coding sequence ATGATAATTTATTTAAGTGTTTTTGTCCTACTTTTTGCACTGGAACTTACTTATTTTAGGATAGCAAAAAAGTTTAATATCGTCGATAGACCGAATAGTCGATCGTCTCATGAGGAGGTCACTTTGCGTGGAGGTGGAATAATTTTTTATTTTGCAATACTCCTTTATTTTGTCATTGCCAATTTTTCCTTTCCATATTTCGTTTTGGGTTTGACTGCTTTGGCAGCTGTATCATTTCTAGATGACCTATATTCTCTATCAAATAAAATTAGATTGTCGATTCAGTTCGTAGCTGTACTGTTTTTGGCTATTGAATTAGGGATAATCTCTATGGAGTGGTATTTTTTATTGATTCTATTTGTTTTCGTTGTTGGTGTCATTAATGCGTGTAATTTTATGGATGGGATTAATGGAATAACAGCTGCATTTAGTTTATCCGTCGTCGGACTTCTAATTATTGTCAATTTAAATGAAGCTTTTATTGACCAACGTTTCTTGTATTTTGTCCTTTTAAGTATTATTGTGTTTGCTTTTTTCAATTTTAGAATTCGTGCTCGTTGTTTTGCTGGTGATGTCGGTTCAGTTGCAATTGCCTATATAATGTTATTTATGATTGGCTGTTTAGTAATAAAGACGAATCAATTGATATATTTATTGTTTCTAACGGTTTATGGTATTGATACGATTTGGACTATTTTGCAGCGTTTGATTAATAAAGAAAATATATTTGATGCTCATAGATCTCATTTGTATCAGTATCTAGCGAATGAAGCAGGATATAATAAGTTGTTAATTTCTTTTAGTTATGGAGTAATACAATTTATTATTGGCTTATTTGTTATTTTTATAGCGAATTGCGACACAAATATCCAAATTTTATTTACAGTCATTTTATTGGCAATAATGAGTACGTTTTATCTAAAATTTAAAAAATTTATTGTTTTGAGGTATGTCAAAAGATAA
- a CDS encoding NAD-dependent epimerase/dehydratase family protein, with amino-acid sequence MSNVHIFGATGFIGTHLSSYLIKNGSNVVAQGIREGMPNLSLDTATVFINLIGKAHDHSGNSTKEDFYYANLELTKKVFRLFQSSKAHLFIQISSIAAVEEFQSTTPLGEDEKCRPDSWYGKSKREAEEWLLNQPIAEDKKVLILRPPMVYGPGDKGNLSVLYKFISKGYPYPLASFNNRRTFISINNFNYFIFKILTNTHSIKDGIYHIADDQSISTSEIISIIKRVSKKNIPNIALPSLLVKVIARIGDFIPIPLNSKRLKKMTGDFLVSNEKVKIALSISDLPDSTEKCLEETFDSMSCVIDRKTRI; translated from the coding sequence TTGAGTAATGTACATATTTTTGGCGCCACTGGATTTATCGGTACGCATTTGTCCTCTTATTTAATTAAAAACGGCTCAAATGTTGTCGCTCAGGGAATTAGAGAAGGCATGCCGAATTTGTCCTTAGATACAGCTACCGTATTTATAAACTTAATTGGAAAAGCGCACGACCATTCTGGTAATTCGACTAAGGAAGATTTTTATTATGCAAATTTGGAGCTTACTAAAAAAGTCTTTAGATTATTTCAAAGTTCTAAAGCGCACCTATTTATCCAGATAAGTTCCATTGCTGCGGTCGAAGAGTTTCAGTCGACAACACCGTTGGGAGAGGATGAGAAATGTAGGCCTGACTCTTGGTATGGTAAGTCAAAACGTGAAGCTGAGGAATGGCTTTTGAATCAACCTATAGCTGAAGATAAAAAAGTTCTCATACTTCGACCTCCCATGGTTTACGGCCCCGGCGATAAGGGTAATCTTTCAGTTCTATATAAATTTATTTCGAAAGGGTATCCGTATCCTTTAGCGTCCTTCAATAATAGGAGAACATTTATTTCGATTAATAATTTTAATTATTTTATTTTTAAAATTCTGACGAATACTCATTCTATTAAGGACGGGATTTATCATATTGCGGATGATCAATCTATATCGACTTCGGAAATAATTTCGATAATAAAACGCGTTTCAAAAAAAAATATTCCGAACATAGCTTTGCCTAGCCTGCTCGTGAAAGTAATCGCTCGAATTGGAGATTTCATTCCTATTCCTTTAAATTCGAAACGATTGAAAAAGATGACCGGTGATTTTTTAGTTTCAAATGAAAAAGTAAAAATCGCACTCTCTATTTCCGATCTGCCAGATAGTACTGAAAAGTGTCTAGAAGAAACGTTCGATTCGATGAGTTGTGTTATAGATAGAAAGACTCGAATATAA
- a CDS encoding right-handed parallel beta-helix repeat-containing protein, with protein MYKYHILILILFINSISACAQKQRDFKYRSVPKTINLERSQFEIPSVRFVDLTKYLPGGFVNDGSKDYTEYIQKALDENLNVIFPDFPLLINDKGLSFKSGSVVKFQRGSKLVLKPSRKSTYYMVKIHDKRNVILINPVLEGDRKRHLGKGGEWGMGIDIRGSEGIKILNPIVRNCWGDGIYIGQMSGKPSKGVEIVNAFLDYNRRNGLSITSGSQISIKSPVISNTNGTLPMCGIDIEPNNNQDLIDDILIENAYTFNNTNSGLIIGLGKLIGPLNKQVNINIRNHIDEGSDIGFYFGGILPIDRKKGKSLQGTINVENPSWNNNVSRPILTRRGFGRAPHLRISNPKTKHSNVKYSVKEIKRNYTNNSNIEVF; from the coding sequence ATGTATAAGTATCATATATTAATCTTAATATTATTTATCAATTCCATTTCGGCTTGTGCTCAAAAGCAAAGAGATTTTAAGTATCGTTCAGTTCCGAAAACTATAAATTTGGAAAGAAGTCAGTTTGAAATACCATCCGTAAGATTCGTTGATTTGACGAAATATTTACCAGGAGGTTTTGTAAATGATGGCTCCAAGGATTACACGGAATACATCCAAAAGGCGTTGGATGAAAATTTGAATGTCATTTTTCCTGATTTTCCATTATTAATAAATGATAAAGGATTAAGTTTCAAAAGTGGTTCTGTTGTGAAATTTCAAAGAGGATCAAAATTGGTTTTGAAACCATCGAGAAAATCAACATATTACATGGTAAAAATCCACGATAAAAGGAACGTTATTCTGATTAACCCTGTATTAGAGGGCGATAGAAAAAGACATTTAGGAAAGGGAGGAGAATGGGGTATGGGAATAGATATACGTGGGAGCGAAGGAATAAAAATTCTTAATCCAATTGTTCGTAATTGTTGGGGAGATGGTATTTATATTGGACAAATGTCTGGGAAACCTAGTAAGGGAGTTGAAATCGTAAATGCATTCTTAGATTACAATAGGAGGAATGGACTGTCAATTACTAGTGGGAGTCAAATTTCTATTAAGAGCCCAGTCATTTCTAATACGAATGGTACTTTGCCAATGTGCGGGATTGATATAGAACCTAATAATAACCAAGACCTAATCGATGATATTTTGATTGAAAATGCTTATACCTTTAACAATACAAATTCAGGATTGATCATAGGGTTAGGAAAATTAATAGGACCACTTAACAAACAAGTTAACATTAATATAAGAAATCACATAGATGAGGGTTCAGATATTGGTTTTTATTTTGGAGGAATTCTTCCGATTGACCGAAAAAAGGGTAAATCACTTCAGGGAACCATTAATGTCGAGAATCCTTCTTGGAATAATAATGTTTCGCGACCTATATTGACGCGCAGGGGATTTGGAAGGGCACCACATCTGCGAATAAGTAATCCTAAAACAAAGCATTCTAATGTTAAATATTCGGTGAAAGAAATTAAGAGAAATTATACAAACAATTCCAATATAGAAGTATTTTGA
- a CDS encoding acyltransferase family protein, which translates to MTRNSTAGRITDLDCMRGLAILLVVFYHFFSRWDNLNLYSSDSIDDFFVFKYGYLGVELFFIISGFVIFLSLERSKNYITFIRNRLTRLLPLLLICSLLTFLVLKAIPNEYFKTNAIDFLPSISFIDPVFWRIFFNNSNINFIDGVYWSLLVEMKFYLIVGALFFLFKREFISVWLLVNVIILLINWIGQSINISNTDLFQLFRLISFSEFFSYFTYGIVFYLIYMKRPLSVFQRLLIVFIISLHFQVFLSVLELSFLIFCFILFYAFVTRKKYFKVFSNKFLLFLGGISYPLYLLHQNIGVLFIGHINKAIDQKSIVQYLVPILVFCILVILAWLMHNYCDLNLQRKIKSYVNREKHV; encoded by the coding sequence ATGACTAGAAACTCCACCGCAGGTCGTATTACGGATTTAGACTGCATGAGAGGATTAGCGATTTTATTAGTCGTTTTTTATCATTTCTTCAGTCGATGGGATAATTTGAACTTATACTCATCTGATAGTATCGACGATTTTTTTGTGTTCAAGTACGGTTATTTGGGAGTTGAATTATTTTTTATAATCTCAGGATTCGTAATTTTTCTCTCATTAGAGCGTAGTAAAAATTACATCACATTCATTAGGAATCGTTTGACTCGTTTATTGCCACTACTACTAATTTGTAGTTTGCTAACATTCTTAGTGTTAAAGGCCATTCCGAATGAATATTTTAAAACCAATGCTATCGATTTTCTGCCAAGCATAAGTTTTATAGATCCAGTATTTTGGAGAATATTTTTTAATAATTCGAATATTAACTTCATTGATGGCGTATATTGGTCGTTGTTAGTAGAAATGAAATTTTATTTGATAGTCGGTGCGCTATTTTTTTTATTCAAGCGAGAGTTTATCAGTGTATGGCTATTGGTAAATGTCATTATTTTATTAATAAATTGGATAGGACAAAGTATAAACATTTCTAATACAGACTTATTCCAATTATTTAGACTAATATCATTTTCAGAATTCTTTTCCTATTTTACATACGGGATTGTGTTTTACTTGATATATATGAAAAGACCGCTTTCTGTATTTCAGAGGCTACTTATAGTTTTCATTATTTCCTTACATTTTCAAGTATTTTTAAGCGTATTAGAGTTGTCTTTCTTAATATTTTGTTTCATTCTTTTTTATGCCTTCGTAACAAGAAAGAAATACTTTAAAGTGTTTTCGAACAAATTTCTGCTGTTTTTGGGAGGAATAAGTTATCCTTTATATTTATTGCATCAAAATATTGGAGTCTTATTCATAGGGCACATTAACAAAGCGATCGATCAGAAAAGTATAGTGCAATATCTGGTGCCTATTTTAGTTTTTTGCATTTTAGTTATTTTGGCGTGGTTAATGCATAATTATTGTGATTTGAATTTACAAAGAAAAATAAAAAGTTATGTTAATAGGGAGAAACATGTATAA
- a CDS encoding glycosyltransferase family 4 protein: protein MTENKIKIYRVSTVSHSLSILLKKQFSYLGTKGYSYTLLCSPDERILRTAVEEKAKFLPLYITRSISPFRDLFELFRLIKYLRRDRPDIIHSHSPKGGLIAMIGGFLVGTKLRVHTVAGLPLVEATGSYRFLLICLEKLIYSCANFVIFNSPMQAAMAIQNGWIRNDKVKVIGKGSSNGIDLKYFRRSPQIGLEVNEIKTGLRLNNAFVISFVGRIAKSKGIEELVEAFQILQIKHSNLALVLVGMRDDADPISSDCWHKIIGDQSIRWIDHKDDVRPYFQMSDAFVFPSYREGFPQVLMQACAMQCSIISTNINGANEIIDDGVTGLLINTKSVEEIVSSTEKLITDQPLRESLAQNSRKVIEDGYDQLLFWDSLDKLYSNNLKGND from the coding sequence ATGACGGAGAATAAAATAAAAATTTACAGGGTTTCAACAGTGTCACATTCGTTGAGCATTTTGTTAAAAAAGCAATTCAGTTATTTAGGTACAAAGGGATATAGTTACACATTGCTATGTTCTCCGGACGAACGTATACTTAGAACGGCAGTTGAAGAGAAGGCAAAATTTTTACCACTCTACATTACAAGAAGTATAAGTCCTTTTCGTGATTTATTTGAGCTTTTTAGGCTTATTAAATATCTTAGAAGAGATAGACCAGATATAATTCATTCGCATTCTCCAAAAGGCGGGTTAATTGCAATGATTGGCGGATTTCTTGTCGGAACTAAACTTAGAGTGCATACAGTCGCGGGATTACCTCTTGTAGAAGCGACGGGTAGTTACCGATTCTTATTAATCTGCCTAGAGAAGTTAATTTATTCCTGTGCTAATTTCGTCATTTTCAATTCTCCAATGCAGGCGGCTATGGCGATTCAGAATGGGTGGATTAGAAACGATAAAGTGAAGGTAATCGGAAAAGGAAGTAGCAATGGCATTGATTTGAAATATTTTAGAAGGTCACCACAAATTGGTTTAGAAGTTAATGAGATAAAAACAGGCTTAAGGTTAAATAATGCATTTGTAATATCTTTTGTTGGTAGAATTGCGAAATCTAAAGGAATCGAAGAACTTGTTGAAGCATTTCAGATTCTTCAAATTAAACATTCAAACCTTGCTCTTGTTCTAGTTGGCATGCGAGACGACGCTGACCCAATCAGTAGCGATTGTTGGCATAAAATTATTGGAGATCAAAGTATTCGATGGATTGATCATAAGGACGATGTTCGCCCATATTTTCAGATGAGCGATGCTTTCGTTTTCCCATCCTACAGAGAAGGCTTTCCACAGGTACTTATGCAGGCATGCGCAATGCAGTGTTCTATAATTTCTACTAATATTAATGGCGCAAATGAAATCATTGATGATGGTGTCACTGGACTTTTGATAAATACAAAGTCAGTGGAAGAGATTGTATCCTCAACAGAGAAGTTGATTACTGATCAACCTTTGAGAGAATCCTTGGCTCAAAACTCTAGAAAAGTAATTGAAGATGGATACGATCAACTTTTGTTCTGGGACAGTTTAGATAAGTTATATTCAAATAATCTGAAAGGGAATGACTAG
- a CDS encoding glycosyltransferase family 4 protein, producing MVLGFVHDHNFYEENNLFYSGGGLPASTWARYLSVSEKLIVIGRAGEKKLNVLSSYENVTFRLVHSYKGPVDLLRNYNKIKSELQLIIDKCDALIIRLPSILGLMSADICSDICKPYLIEVVGSAKESMMHSGIKGKIFGMLVETKMKSIVRKSRFTIYVTKCYLQSIYSCSGRTINISNVNIASGNPDVLRNRLERIKNINHRECFRIGLVGSISVPYKGHEVLLKALNQLGPLIKKIKVDFVGGGENLKLIHKIDTYGLSKNVNLRGSIRAGEEMMDFLDNIDLLIQPSLTEGLPRIVIEAFSRGCPVLASNVGGIPELLKQEYIHNKGDVSQLCEQIQYVAFNTNVLDAMAIDNFSKAAEYSETDLQLKREKFIGDFLKEI from the coding sequence ATGGTTTTAGGATTCGTTCACGATCACAATTTTTATGAGGAAAATAACCTATTCTATTCCGGCGGGGGATTACCGGCTTCTACTTGGGCTAGGTATTTGTCTGTCTCGGAAAAATTGATTGTCATAGGAAGAGCTGGAGAGAAAAAACTAAATGTGCTTTCGTCCTATGAGAATGTTACTTTTCGCTTAGTACATAGTTATAAAGGTCCTGTCGATTTACTTAGAAATTATAATAAAATTAAAAGCGAATTACAGCTTATTATTGATAAGTGCGATGCACTTATAATTAGATTGCCCAGTATACTAGGTCTAATGTCAGCTGACATTTGTTCCGACATCTGCAAACCTTATTTGATAGAGGTAGTTGGTTCAGCGAAAGAAAGTATGATGCATTCTGGAATTAAAGGTAAAATTTTTGGAATGTTAGTCGAAACTAAAATGAAATCTATCGTACGAAAGTCACGGTTTACAATTTATGTCACAAAATGCTATCTCCAATCGATTTATAGTTGTTCAGGTAGAACTATCAATATTTCAAATGTAAATATTGCTAGTGGGAATCCAGATGTTTTGAGAAATCGTTTAGAGCGAATAAAAAATATTAATCATAGGGAATGTTTTCGCATAGGTTTAGTTGGTTCTATTTCCGTGCCATACAAGGGGCACGAAGTTCTATTAAAGGCTTTGAATCAATTAGGACCACTGATTAAGAAAATAAAAGTGGATTTTGTTGGGGGTGGAGAGAATTTAAAATTAATACACAAAATTGATACTTATGGACTTAGCAAGAATGTTAATCTTCGTGGTTCAATTCGAGCAGGAGAGGAAATGATGGACTTTTTAGATAACATTGATTTGTTAATACAACCATCTTTGACCGAAGGGTTGCCAAGGATCGTGATTGAAGCGTTTTCCAGAGGATGTCCCGTTCTTGCTTCTAATGTTGGCGGTATTCCGGAATTGTTGAAGCAGGAATATATACATAACAAAGGAGACGTGTCTCAACTCTGTGAACAGATACAATACGTAGCATTTAATACTAATGTTTTGGATGCTATGGCAATCGATAATTTTTCAAAAGCAGCTGAGTATTCAGAAACGGATTTACAGTTAAAAAGAGAGAAATTTATTGGTGATTTTCTAAAAGAAATATGA
- a CDS encoding acyltransferase, whose product MNGRMLFERFNPLLRTISKCLRIFPSFFCRFIWEVISPFSGYFFLSLRYCLLASRARIGKNVYIGTHVIIKNWSNFVCGDNLSIHDFCYIDAVGIIEIGNNVSIAHGSSLISFNHTFEDLSFPIKYNQVVYEKIKIHDDVWIGCGVRVLCGVEIEERCVVAAGAVVNKSVPKHNLVGGVPAKLIKEI is encoded by the coding sequence ATGAACGGTAGAATGTTATTCGAACGATTTAACCCGCTGTTGAGGACAATCTCAAAATGTCTGAGGATATTTCCAAGTTTCTTTTGTAGGTTTATTTGGGAAGTCATTAGCCCATTCTCTGGTTACTTTTTTTTATCATTAAGATACTGCCTTTTAGCGAGTAGGGCGAGAATTGGTAAAAACGTTTATATTGGGACACACGTAATAATAAAGAATTGGTCGAATTTCGTATGCGGGGATAATTTAAGTATCCACGACTTTTGTTACATTGACGCAGTTGGTATAATCGAAATAGGAAATAATGTCTCGATTGCCCACGGCAGCTCCCTTATTAGCTTTAATCATACTTTTGAAGATCTCTCTTTTCCAATTAAGTATAATCAGGTTGTCTACGAAAAAATTAAAATTCATGATGATGTATGGATTGGTTGTGGTGTGCGTGTATTGTGCGGTGTTGAAATTGAAGAAAGGTGTGTAGTAGCAGCTGGTGCAGTTGTTAATAAGAGTGTCCCGAAACATAATCTTGTGGGAGGTGTACCAGCGAAATTAATTAAAGAAATATAG